One region of Mycolicibacterium rhodesiae NBB3 genomic DNA includes:
- a CDS encoding TetR/AcrR family transcriptional regulator, with protein sequence MKRRRAARGSGEQLRDEILDATTDLLLQTGHAKDVSIRSVAQRVGVTPPSIYLHFTDKDALLDAVCARYFEKLDEEMQAAAAEQPAAIDVLRAQGLAYVRFAVKTPELYRIATMGEGRPGSDVDMMLNTSAFVHIRNTVETLMAEGVLPDNDPTSIALELWTVAHGVAAMLISRPYLPWGDTEAFADRVLRAVVVGEIVCGALGPATVPQDAVDQLKGLLNVQHSR encoded by the coding sequence ATGAAGCGCAGACGGGCGGCCCGCGGATCCGGTGAACAACTCCGCGACGAAATTCTCGATGCGACAACTGATCTGCTACTACAGACCGGTCACGCCAAAGACGTGTCCATCCGTTCGGTTGCGCAACGAGTGGGAGTGACGCCACCCTCGATCTATCTACATTTCACCGACAAGGACGCGCTGCTGGACGCGGTATGCGCACGGTACTTCGAGAAGCTCGACGAGGAAATGCAGGCGGCTGCCGCCGAGCAACCGGCGGCCATCGACGTGCTTCGTGCCCAAGGGCTGGCGTATGTCCGGTTCGCGGTGAAAACGCCTGAGCTGTACCGGATCGCCACGATGGGAGAGGGCCGGCCGGGTAGCGACGTCGACATGATGCTGAACACGTCGGCATTCGTTCACATCCGCAACACGGTCGAGACGTTGATGGCTGAGGGGGTCCTGCCAGACAATGATCCGACCAGTATCGCGCTGGAACTGTGGACGGTTGCGCATGGCGTGGCGGCGATGTTGATCTCACGGCCGTATCTGCCGTGGGGTGACACGGAGGCGTTCGCCGACCGTGTCCTACGGGCCGTTGTCGTCGGAGAGATCGTATGCGGTGCGCTCGGACCCGCGACCGTTCCGCAGGACGCCGTCGATCAATTGAAAGGGCTGCTGAATGTCCAACACAGTCGATAA
- a CDS encoding DoxX family protein: MTTSTAQDVSALDTTRVADIGLLILRIGIGAAILQAGLIKAFDFGATVGFMESAGWRLPAFAAFMVTAAETLGGLGLIFGVLTPLAACAVIAAMIDAWAVNVSTTAFWSEPFNVPFLIGLGATALLFTGAGAYSVDAKVLGRTIWSARVVLGLLAVAVAAAILTWISLYGINPIHFSAPTS, translated from the coding sequence ATGACAACCTCGACCGCCCAAGACGTGAGCGCCCTCGACACCACCCGCGTGGCCGACATCGGCTTGTTGATCCTGCGCATCGGGATCGGTGCAGCGATCCTCCAGGCCGGCCTGATCAAGGCATTCGATTTCGGCGCAACCGTGGGGTTCATGGAATCAGCCGGCTGGCGCTTGCCGGCGTTCGCGGCCTTCATGGTGACGGCGGCCGAAACGCTGGGTGGTCTCGGCCTGATCTTCGGAGTGCTGACGCCGCTGGCAGCGTGTGCTGTCATCGCCGCGATGATCGATGCCTGGGCGGTGAACGTCTCGACCACGGCCTTTTGGTCCGAGCCCTTCAACGTGCCGTTCCTCATCGGGCTGGGCGCGACGGCGCTGCTCTTCACCGGAGCGGGCGCCTACTCGGTCGACGCGAAAGTGCTTGGCAGAACGATCTGGTCAGCGCGGGTCGTGCTCGGCTTGCTGGCGGTGGCTGTTGCCGCGGCCATTCTGACGTGGATCTCGCTGTACGGAATCAATCCGATCCACTTCAGCGCGCCGACCAGCTAA
- a CDS encoding NAD-dependent deacylase, with amino-acid sequence MQIAVLSGAGISAESGVPTFRDAETGLWAKVDPYEISSSEGWRSHPERVWAWYLWRHYMMGSVAPNDGHRAVAAWEDYADVHVVTQNVDNLHERAGSTNVSHLHGSLFEFRCDRCHTAYTGELPAMPEPVETVDPPRCACGGLIRPNVVWFGEGLPDDAWQRSVEAVAGADLVIVVGTSSIVYPAAGLPEMAVARGTVVIEVNPEPTPLSATATVSLRETAAVALPSLLQRLPVLLG; translated from the coding sequence GTGCAGATAGCGGTCCTCAGTGGTGCGGGCATCTCGGCGGAGAGCGGGGTCCCGACATTCCGCGACGCCGAGACCGGACTGTGGGCCAAGGTCGATCCCTACGAAATTTCCAGCTCAGAGGGCTGGCGGTCGCACCCCGAGCGGGTGTGGGCGTGGTATCTGTGGCGGCACTACATGATGGGCTCGGTCGCGCCCAACGACGGCCATCGCGCGGTTGCCGCGTGGGAGGACTACGCCGACGTGCACGTCGTCACCCAGAACGTCGACAATCTGCACGAGCGGGCAGGCAGCACGAACGTCTCTCACCTGCACGGTAGCTTGTTCGAATTCCGTTGCGATCGTTGTCATACCGCGTACACCGGCGAGCTGCCGGCCATGCCCGAGCCGGTCGAGACCGTCGACCCTCCTCGGTGTGCGTGCGGGGGGTTGATCCGGCCCAATGTGGTGTGGTTCGGGGAGGGGCTGCCCGACGACGCCTGGCAGCGGTCGGTCGAAGCGGTGGCGGGCGCCGACCTCGTGATCGTGGTCGGCACGTCGTCGATCGTCTATCCCGCCGCCGGCCTGCCGGAGATGGCGGTCGCCAGGGGCACGGTGGTCATCGAGGTCAACCCCGAGCCCACGCCGCTGTCGGCCACGGCGACGGTGTCGCTGCGCGAGACCGCCGCCGTTGCATTGCCCAGCCTCCTGCAGCGGCTCCCCGTTCTCCTCGGCTAG
- a CDS encoding PPOX class F420-dependent oxidoreductase codes for MGRHVFDDKLLALIGGNSLGVLATIKSDGRPQLSNVSYHFDPRALTISVSITEPRAKTRNLRRDPRASIHVSSDDGWSYAVAEGDAILTPPAASPQDDTVEALIALYRNIAGEHPDWDDYRRAMVDDRRVAMTLPISHVYGMPPGKR; via the coding sequence ATGGGACGTCACGTTTTCGACGACAAGCTGCTGGCGTTGATCGGCGGCAACTCGCTGGGCGTCCTGGCCACGATCAAGAGCGACGGCCGGCCGCAGCTGTCGAACGTGTCGTACCACTTCGACCCGCGCGCTCTGACGATCTCAGTGTCGATCACCGAGCCGCGGGCCAAGACCCGGAACCTGCGGCGGGACCCGCGGGCCTCGATCCACGTCAGCTCTGACGACGGCTGGTCATATGCGGTCGCCGAGGGCGACGCGATTCTCACGCCGCCTGCCGCGTCACCGCAGGACGACACGGTTGAGGCGCTGATTGCGTTGTACCGCAATATCGCCGGTGAACATCCCGACTGGGACGACTACCGCCGCGCGATGGTCGACGACAGGCGGGTGGCGATGACACTGCCGATCTCGCATGTCTACGGTATGCCGCCGGGTAAGCGATAA
- a CDS encoding DUF1697 domain-containing protein produces the protein MTRYAAFLRGVNVGGVNMKMAAVAQAFEGAGFTNVKTILASGNVLLDSRSGVDAVRKKAETALRDAFGYDAWVLAYDLDTVRTISEKFPFEREVDGHHSYVTFVTDAEVLDELAKLGRDAGDDEKIKRGEGVIYWQVPNKGTLDTTIGKTMGKKRYKASTTTRNLRTIEKVLR, from the coding sequence GTGACCAGATATGCCGCCTTCCTCCGCGGCGTCAACGTCGGCGGCGTCAACATGAAGATGGCCGCGGTGGCCCAAGCCTTCGAAGGCGCCGGGTTCACCAACGTGAAAACCATTCTGGCCAGCGGAAACGTGTTGCTGGACAGCCGTTCCGGGGTCGACGCGGTCAGGAAGAAGGCCGAGACGGCGCTGCGCGACGCCTTCGGCTACGACGCCTGGGTACTGGCCTACGACCTGGACACCGTACGGACGATCTCGGAGAAGTTCCCGTTCGAACGCGAGGTCGACGGCCACCACTCCTACGTCACCTTCGTCACCGACGCTGAGGTGCTCGACGAACTCGCAAAACTCGGGCGCGACGCCGGAGACGACGAGAAGATCAAGCGCGGTGAGGGCGTCATCTACTGGCAGGTCCCCAACAAGGGCACCCTCGACACGACGATCGGCAAGACGATGGGCAAGAAGCGGTACAAGGCGTCGACGACCACCCGCAACCTGCGCACGATCGAGAAAGTTCTGCGGTAG
- a CDS encoding class I SAM-dependent methyltransferase, giving the protein MTTVSGGVLDGVSATTLWTLHNRASEAKRSDGVIRDPWAVTLFDTISYDYRKFGKPNQSHGLRAVAFDAAAKAYLTSHPKASVVALAEGLQTSLWRLDRAGVADQLTWYSIDLPPVMALREKLLPIDERIVPLAQSALDRSWMDRVDDSHGVFITAEGLLMYLEPADALGLIRDCAARFPGGQMMFDSIPHWFSERTVKGLKLSDRYLAPPMPFGLSADEGVALAGRIPGVRAARDVAMPPGRGVFRLAASPAVDRVGFVRRNRPSITLLEF; this is encoded by the coding sequence ATGACGACGGTCAGTGGCGGCGTTCTCGACGGCGTCTCGGCCACCACGCTGTGGACGCTGCACAACCGCGCCAGCGAGGCCAAGCGTTCCGACGGGGTGATCCGCGACCCGTGGGCGGTCACGCTGTTCGACACGATTTCCTACGACTACCGAAAGTTCGGCAAACCCAACCAATCGCATGGATTGCGCGCCGTCGCCTTCGACGCCGCCGCCAAGGCCTATCTGACATCGCACCCCAAGGCCTCTGTTGTGGCGCTGGCCGAGGGTCTGCAAACCAGCCTCTGGCGCCTGGACCGTGCGGGCGTAGCCGACCAATTGACCTGGTACTCAATCGATCTCCCGCCCGTCATGGCGCTGCGCGAAAAACTGCTACCCATCGACGAGCGGATCGTGCCATTGGCGCAGTCTGCGCTGGACCGAAGCTGGATGGACCGTGTCGACGACTCGCACGGTGTCTTCATCACCGCCGAAGGGCTGCTGATGTATCTCGAGCCGGCCGATGCACTGGGCCTGATCCGCGATTGTGCCGCGCGTTTCCCGGGCGGCCAGATGATGTTCGACTCGATCCCGCACTGGTTCTCCGAGCGCACAGTCAAGGGGCTGAAGCTCTCCGACCGCTACCTCGCCCCGCCGATGCCGTTCGGCCTCAGCGCCGACGAGGGCGTCGCCCTGGCAGGCCGGATTCCCGGCGTACGCGCGGCCCGCGACGTCGCCATGCCGCCCGGCCGCGGCGTCTTCAGGCTGGCGGCCTCCCCGGCAGTGGATCGCGTGGGCTTCGTGCGGCGAAATCGCCCGAGCATCACCCTGCTGGAGTTCTAG
- a CDS encoding MMPL family transporter: MLQRIALLAISAPRRIVAIAALVMVACGVFGIPVAKSLSAGGFQDPTSESAQAKQLLVDKFGQGDMELVISVTDESAADGAQSPAARAVGTDIARQLQASPNVVQVTSAWTAPPPAVPALLSKDGETGLIVAGITGGESAAQKHAKELTEKLVHDRDGVIVRAGGEAMIYVQINGQSEKDLLMMEAIAIPLSFIVLVWVFGGLMAAGLPLAVGGFAILGSMAVLRAVTYVTDVSIFAMNLTVAMGLALAIDYTLLIISRYRDELADGADRDRALIRTMTTAGRTVLFSALTVALSMVAMVLFPMYFLKSFAYAGIAVVTFAAAAAIVVAPAAIVLLGDRLDALDTRRLFRRLLGRPEPVRKPIEQIFWYRSTKFVMRRSIPIGLAIVALLLALGVPFLGAKWGFPDDRVLPQSASARQVGDEMRNDFAVDAARNVAVVMPHTDGVTPADLDGYAAALSKVSDVTSVSAPGGTFVDGRLVGPPSAATDFKDGSAFLTVASSAPLFSDASEAQLDGLDAVSTPGGQPVQLTGVSQQNRDSSSAITSRLPLVLGVIAVITFVLLFLLTGSVVLPLKALILNVISLTAAFGALVWIFQDGHLGALGTTPTGTLVANLPVLLFCIAFGLSMDYEVFLVSRIREFWLKSAKTRADGTPISPRVRSDESVALGLAKTGRVVTAAALLMSISFAALIAAQVAFMKMFGLGLTLAILVDATLVRMALVPAFMHLLGRWNWWAPKPLAKLHERIGISESGDDPDPAAPVSTAEPATSR; this comes from the coding sequence GTGCTGCAACGGATCGCACTGCTGGCGATTTCGGCACCGAGGCGGATCGTGGCCATCGCGGCACTCGTCATGGTGGCCTGCGGGGTCTTCGGCATCCCGGTCGCCAAGAGCCTGTCCGCCGGCGGCTTCCAGGACCCCACGTCGGAATCCGCACAGGCGAAACAGCTGCTGGTCGACAAGTTCGGCCAGGGCGACATGGAACTCGTGATCAGCGTGACCGACGAGAGCGCGGCCGACGGGGCGCAGAGTCCCGCCGCGCGCGCAGTCGGCACGGATATCGCCCGACAGTTGCAAGCCTCCCCGAACGTCGTGCAGGTGACGTCCGCATGGACGGCACCGCCGCCTGCCGTGCCCGCGCTGCTGAGCAAGGACGGTGAGACCGGCCTGATCGTCGCCGGGATCACCGGTGGGGAGAGCGCTGCCCAAAAGCACGCCAAGGAGCTCACCGAAAAGCTCGTGCACGACCGCGACGGCGTGATCGTGCGTGCGGGCGGTGAGGCGATGATCTACGTGCAGATCAACGGCCAGAGCGAAAAAGACCTGTTGATGATGGAAGCCATCGCGATTCCGCTGAGCTTCATCGTGTTGGTCTGGGTGTTCGGTGGCCTCATGGCGGCGGGGCTCCCGCTGGCTGTCGGCGGATTCGCGATCCTTGGATCGATGGCTGTGCTGCGCGCCGTCACCTACGTCACCGACGTGTCGATCTTCGCGATGAACCTGACCGTCGCAATGGGTCTGGCGCTCGCGATCGACTACACGCTGCTCATCATCAGCAGATACCGCGACGAGCTCGCCGATGGGGCCGATCGGGACCGAGCCCTGATTCGCACAATGACGACCGCCGGCCGAACGGTGCTGTTCTCGGCGTTGACCGTCGCGCTCTCGATGGTGGCGATGGTGCTGTTCCCGATGTACTTCCTCAAGTCGTTCGCGTATGCGGGGATCGCCGTGGTGACCTTCGCGGCAGCGGCGGCGATCGTGGTGGCGCCCGCGGCGATCGTGCTGCTCGGTGACCGCCTGGACGCGCTGGACACCCGACGGTTGTTCCGCCGGCTGCTCGGTCGGCCCGAACCCGTTCGCAAGCCGATCGAGCAGATTTTCTGGTACCGCAGCACGAAATTCGTCATGCGCCGGTCGATTCCGATCGGACTCGCGATCGTCGCACTACTGCTGGCGCTCGGTGTGCCGTTCCTCGGCGCCAAGTGGGGTTTCCCGGACGACCGGGTACTGCCGCAGTCGGCGTCAGCCCGTCAGGTCGGCGACGAGATGCGAAACGACTTCGCCGTCGATGCCGCCAGGAACGTCGCTGTCGTCATGCCGCACACGGACGGCGTCACTCCCGCCGATCTCGACGGGTACGCCGCGGCACTGTCGAAGGTGAGCGACGTGACGTCGGTTTCGGCGCCCGGCGGTACTTTCGTCGACGGCAGACTCGTTGGCCCGCCCTCAGCGGCTACCGACTTCAAGGACGGCAGCGCGTTCCTGACGGTTGCGAGCAGCGCGCCACTGTTCTCCGACGCGTCCGAAGCGCAGCTGGACGGCCTGGACGCGGTGAGCACCCCGGGCGGGCAGCCGGTTCAGCTGACCGGTGTGTCGCAGCAGAACCGGGACAGTTCCAGTGCCATCACCTCGCGCCTGCCCCTTGTTCTCGGGGTGATCGCCGTGATCACGTTCGTCCTGCTGTTTCTGCTGACGGGGAGTGTGGTCCTACCGCTGAAGGCGTTGATACTCAACGTGATATCGCTGACCGCGGCATTCGGTGCGCTGGTGTGGATCTTCCAGGACGGCCACCTCGGCGCACTGGGCACCACCCCGACCGGGACGTTGGTAGCCAACTTGCCCGTGCTGTTGTTCTGTATCGCGTTCGGATTGTCGATGGACTACGAGGTATTTCTGGTGTCCAGGATCCGCGAGTTCTGGCTGAAGTCCGCAAAGACGCGTGCTGACGGAACCCCGATTTCTCCTCGCGTGCGAAGCGACGAAAGCGTCGCGCTGGGTCTGGCGAAGACCGGCCGGGTGGTCACCGCTGCAGCGCTGTTGATGTCCATCTCGTTCGCCGCACTGATCGCTGCGCAGGTGGCGTTCATGAAAATGTTCGGGCTGGGACTGACACTCGCGATCCTCGTCGATGCGACACTGGTTCGGATGGCATTGGTGCCCGCGTTCATGCACCTGCTCGGACGATGGAACTGGTGGGCGCCCAAACCCCTTGCCAAGTTGCATGAGCGGATCGGAATCAGTGAATCCGGAGACGATCCCGATCCGGCTGCGCCCGTGTCCACGGCCGAGCCCGCCACCTCCCGATGA
- a CDS encoding DUF5302 domain-containing protein: protein MADAPEEDDNKRKFREALERKNAKSAGGTGHKDKGAKQPRAHGPVENRREFRRKSG from the coding sequence ATGGCGGATGCACCGGAAGAAGACGACAACAAGCGCAAGTTCCGGGAAGCGCTGGAGCGAAAGAATGCCAAGTCAGCAGGTGGGACCGGCCACAAGGACAAGGGCGCCAAGCAGCCCCGGGCGCACGGGCCGGTCGAGAACCGCCGCGAGTTCCGGCGCAAGAGCGGCTAG
- a CDS encoding NAD(P)H-dependent flavin oxidoreductase: MTINTKFTETFGVEHPVVQGGMQWVGRAELVAAVANAGALGFITALTQPTPADLANEIAKCRDLTDKPFGVNLTILPTINPPPYDEYRQVIVDAGIKIVETAGSNPAPHLPMFHDNGIKVLHKCTSVRHAVKAQSLGVDGISIDGFECAGHPGEDDIPGLVLIPAAATKIEIPMIASGGFADGRGLVAALALGADGINMGSRFMCTVESAIHQNVKEAIVAGSELDTEMIFRPLRNTARVASNAVSREVVEILNRGGQFEDVKDLVAGSRGVKVYEVGDLDAGIWSVGTAMGLINDIPTCADLVARIVADAEEIITGRLSGMLESEQEENVA; the protein is encoded by the coding sequence ATGACGATAAACACCAAGTTCACCGAGACATTCGGGGTCGAGCACCCCGTCGTGCAGGGCGGTATGCAGTGGGTCGGCCGCGCCGAACTCGTTGCGGCCGTCGCGAATGCCGGTGCCCTCGGATTTATCACCGCGCTGACGCAGCCCACGCCGGCTGACCTCGCCAACGAGATCGCCAAGTGCCGCGACCTGACCGACAAGCCGTTCGGTGTGAACCTGACGATTCTGCCGACCATCAACCCGCCGCCGTACGACGAGTACCGCCAGGTGATCGTCGACGCGGGCATCAAGATTGTCGAGACCGCGGGGTCCAACCCCGCACCGCATCTGCCGATGTTCCACGACAACGGGATAAAGGTGCTGCACAAGTGCACTTCGGTTCGGCACGCGGTCAAGGCTCAGAGTCTCGGGGTGGACGGCATCAGCATCGACGGATTCGAATGCGCCGGCCATCCCGGTGAGGACGACATTCCGGGCCTGGTGCTGATTCCCGCGGCGGCGACGAAGATCGAGATCCCGATGATCGCGTCGGGCGGATTCGCCGACGGTCGCGGTCTGGTGGCTGCGCTCGCGCTGGGCGCCGACGGCATCAACATGGGCAGCCGGTTCATGTGCACCGTCGAGTCGGCAATTCATCAGAACGTCAAGGAAGCGATCGTGGCGGGCAGCGAGCTCGACACCGAGATGATCTTCCGGCCGCTGCGCAACACCGCACGCGTCGCGAGCAACGCGGTGTCGCGTGAGGTCGTGGAGATCCTCAACCGTGGCGGACAGTTCGAAGACGTCAAGGATCTGGTCGCGGGTTCGCGCGGCGTCAAGGTCTATGAAGTGGGCGATCTCGATGCCGGCATCTGGTCGGTGGGCACCGCGATGGGTCTGATCAACGACATTCCCACGTGCGCCGACCTGGTGGCACGCATTGTGGCGGACGCCGAGGAGATCATCACCGGCAGGCTCAGCGGAATGCTCGAGTCCGAGCAGGAAGAGAACGTCGCTTAA
- a CDS encoding class I SAM-dependent methyltransferase, with the protein MSSQPTAKADGTVLTGVSETALMTLQVRANEARRPDSIIDDPMAIQLVDSIDFEWAKFGFSRRQDMAVRARAFDTEARRYLTDHPKATVVALAEGLQTSFYRLDAAGVGHEFHWLTVDLPPMIELRRKLLPQSDRVELCAQSALDFSWMDRVDDTDGVFITAEGLLMYLQPEEALGLIAECAKRFPGGRMMFDLAPAWFAKGITSGMLRPTVRYRVPAMPFSLTPSQLANLVNEVPGIRAVHDMPLPPGRGKAFNAVLWTVQRLPLFDPVRPITALLEFG; encoded by the coding sequence GTGAGTTCCCAACCGACCGCCAAAGCCGACGGCACCGTGCTGACCGGCGTATCCGAGACGGCGCTGATGACGTTGCAGGTGCGCGCCAACGAGGCCCGCCGACCGGATTCGATCATCGACGATCCGATGGCGATCCAGCTGGTGGACTCCATCGACTTCGAATGGGCGAAGTTCGGCTTCAGCCGTCGGCAGGACATGGCGGTCCGCGCGCGAGCCTTCGACACCGAGGCACGCCGCTACCTCACCGATCACCCGAAGGCCACGGTGGTGGCGCTGGCCGAAGGCCTGCAGACCAGCTTCTATCGGCTCGATGCAGCTGGCGTCGGGCATGAATTCCATTGGCTCACCGTCGATCTCCCGCCGATGATCGAGTTGCGACGCAAGCTGCTGCCGCAGTCGGATCGGGTCGAGCTGTGTGCGCAGTCCGCGCTCGACTTCAGCTGGATGGACCGGGTGGACGACACCGACGGGGTGTTCATCACCGCCGAGGGCCTGCTGATGTACCTGCAGCCCGAGGAGGCGCTCGGGCTGATCGCCGAGTGCGCGAAGCGCTTCCCCGGGGGACGGATGATGTTCGACCTCGCACCCGCGTGGTTCGCCAAGGGGATCACCAGCGGGATGCTGCGGCCCACCGTGCGCTACCGCGTGCCTGCGATGCCGTTCAGCTTGACGCCGTCACAGTTGGCAAACCTCGTCAATGAGGTGCCCGGCATTCGCGCAGTGCATGATATGCCGCTGCCACCTGGGCGCGGCAAAGCTTTCAACGCCGTCTTGTGGACTGTCCAGCGTCTTCCGCTGTTCGATCCGGTGCGACCCATTACGGCGCTGCTGGAGTTCGGCTAG
- a CDS encoding GntR family transcriptional regulator: MTRLGDWVRIDNHASGPLFDQLRTQIIDGVRDGRLPPGTRLPTVRELAGQLGLAVNTVARAYRELESAGVLETRGRFGSFVARVDPADASMATAANTYVSAAKALGIDKAEALRYIETAFGQR; the protein is encoded by the coding sequence GTGACCAGGTTGGGGGATTGGGTACGCATCGACAATCACGCGTCGGGCCCCCTGTTTGACCAGCTCAGAACCCAGATCATCGACGGAGTGCGCGACGGCCGGCTGCCACCGGGCACCCGGTTGCCGACGGTGCGCGAACTTGCTGGTCAACTTGGCCTCGCCGTCAACACCGTGGCCCGCGCCTACCGTGAGCTGGAGTCTGCAGGTGTGCTCGAAACCCGCGGTCGCTTCGGTAGTTTCGTCGCTCGCGTCGACCCCGCCGATGCGTCTATGGCCACCGCCGCGAACACCTACGTGTCCGCAGCCAAGGCGCTGGGGATCGACAAGGCCGAGGCGCTGCGCTACATCGAAACCGCGTTCGGCCAGCGCTAG
- a CDS encoding class I SAM-dependent methyltransferase — MSNTVDNPFFARVWTVMSAHETDAIRALRRENLAGLSGRVLEVGAGTGTNFEFYPDTVTEVVAVEPERRLAEVARRAAAAAPVPVTVSTDTVEQYMASGSEPFDAVVCSLVLCSVESPEGVLRELHSHLRPGGELRYLEHIASSGPRARLQKVADATFWPRLLGNCHTHRDTEQSIKGVGFSVSAARHEWTMPKWVPLPVSEFAIGRAVKQS; from the coding sequence ATGTCCAACACAGTCGATAACCCGTTCTTCGCCCGCGTGTGGACGGTGATGTCCGCCCATGAGACCGATGCCATCCGGGCGCTGCGGCGGGAAAATCTCGCGGGCCTGTCCGGTCGCGTGCTCGAGGTGGGTGCGGGCACCGGGACCAACTTCGAGTTCTATCCGGACACGGTGACCGAGGTCGTGGCCGTCGAGCCCGAGCGGCGGCTGGCTGAGGTCGCCCGGCGGGCTGCCGCCGCGGCGCCGGTGCCCGTCACCGTCAGCACCGACACGGTTGAGCAGTACATGGCGTCCGGCAGTGAGCCGTTCGACGCGGTGGTGTGCTCGCTGGTGCTGTGTTCGGTCGAGAGTCCGGAAGGCGTTCTACGAGAGCTGCATTCGCACCTGCGGCCCGGCGGTGAGCTCCGGTATCTCGAGCACATCGCCAGCAGCGGGCCGCGTGCGCGTCTGCAGAAGGTCGCCGACGCGACCTTCTGGCCGCGGCTGCTGGGCAACTGCCATACGCACCGTGACACCGAACAGAGCATCAAGGGCGTCGGCTTCTCGGTGTCGGCCGCACGTCACGAATGGACGATGCCGAAGTGGGTGCCGCTGCCGGTGTCGGAGTTCGCGATCGGCCGCGCCGTCAAACAGAGCTAG